In Novosphingobium sp., the genomic window GAACATGAGTGACCTGTATTGGCTGACGGACGAGCAGATGGCGCGTCTGTCGTCCTATTTTCCCAAGAGCCACGGCAAGCCCCGGATCGATGACCGGCGGATGCTTAACGGGATCATTTTCGTCAATCGTAACGACCTACGCTGGCGTGATGCTCCCAGGGAATACGGGCCACACAAGACTGAACCGCGCCGGGTTTGCCGGAGGCTCCAACTTCTGAGAAAGTGGAGCCGATATGAGCAAAACGACGAACAAGTTTGCGCCTGAGGTACCGCGCCCGTGCGGTACGCATGGTGCTGGATCACGAAGGTGACCATCCTTCTCGCTGGGCAGCCATCGTGTCGAGCGCAGAGAAGATAGGCTGCGTTCCCCAGACTCTGCTCGAATGGGTCAAGAAGGCCGAGGTCGACAGCGGCAAGCGGGCCGGTGTGCCAACCGAGATGGCAGATCGCCTGAAGGCGTTGGAGCGCGAGAACCGTGAGCTGCGCCAGGCCAACGAGATATTGCGCAAGGCGTCGGCGTATTTTGCCTAGAGCGGTTTCCGTTCATTCCGGTTCGTAGCCGCATGAACTGAAGTAGTTGGCGCATTCGGCGGGCTTGAAGATGTCGACGAGCCTGCCGATGAGGTCCCAGAGGCCGGGGACGGTCCGTTCGCCGACCTTTCGCAGCATGGCCTTGAGGCGGGAGAAGGCTTTCTCGATGGGATTGAAGTTGGGGCTATAGGGCGGGAGGAAGCGCAAGGTGGCTCCTGCCGCTTCGATCCGTTCCCGCACGGCGGCGCGCTTGTCGCTCGACAGGTTGTCCATGATAACGACGTCGCCGCGCCGCAGCACCGGCACCAGCACCTGAGCGACGTAGGCCTCGAACCAGTCGCCGTTGATCGGGCCATCGAGCACCATCGGTGCGACCATGCCGCTCATGCGCAGGCCAGCGACCAGCGTCGTGGTCTTGCGGCGACCATGCGGGAAGCCCATCCGCAGGCGCTTGCCCTTGTCGCAACGGCGGTGGCTGCGGGTCATATTGGTGGCGGTCCACGTCTCGTCGATGAAGACCAGGCGCTCGGGCTCCAGATCGAACTGGCCATCGAACCAGCGGCGTCGCTGGCTCAGGACGTCGGGGCGGTCCTGCTCGATCGCGTGGCCGGTCTTTTTTTCCGCGTGATGCCGTGACGCACGAAGAACCGATGCAGCGTGCCGATCCCGACGGGAGCGCCACGCTAGATCAGTCGCGCCTGGATTTCGACTAGCGTTATGTCGCCCTGCTCGGCAAGCAAGCCATGGATGAAGGCGCCATGCGCCTCGATCCGCTCCGAATGCCGGTCTCCGCCACGCGGCTTGGCGATGGCCTGACCGCGTGCCAGCGCCAACTGCCGCCAGCGGATCGCACTCGACGCGCTGACATCAAAGCGGTCGGCCGCCGCGCGGCAGCTCAAACCGCCGTCAATCGCCGCTACAACCCTGTCCCGAAGATCCTGTGAAAGCGTTCGTGCCATCCATGCTGGCCTCCTGCCACCAGCAGGAAGCATGAATCACATCACAGGAGACAAGGGAATCCCCGGCGATTTAGTTCGTGTGGAAACCGCTCTAAACGACAACGCCACCCCGAAGGGTGGCGATTGTAGTTCTATGGCCCTGGTTGCGGGGGCAGGATTTGAACCTGCGACCTTCAGGTTATGAGCCTGACGAGCTACCGGGCTGCTCCACCCC contains:
- a CDS encoding transposase, whose amino-acid sequence is MSDLYWLTDEQMARLSSYFPKSHGKPRIDDRRMLNGIIFVNRNDLRWRDAPREYGPHKTEPRRVCRRLQLLRKWSRYEQNDEQVCA